In Dolichospermum flos-aquae CCAP 1403/13F, the following proteins share a genomic window:
- a CDS encoding phosphoribulokinase, which translates to MTKPERVVLIGVAGDSGCGKSTFLRRLIDLFGEEFMTVICLDDYHCLDRIQRKQTGITALDPRANNFDLMYEQIKALKEGQKIHKPIYNHETGMIDPPEWIEPNHIIVVEGLHPLYDERVRALLDFSVYFDISDEVKIAWKIQRDMAERGHRYEDVLAQINSRKPDFEKFIEPQREFADVVLQVLPTNLIKNDTERKVLRVRMLQREDKEGFEPSYLFDEGSTIQWTPCGRKLTCSYPGMQLYYGSDVYYGRYVSVLEVDGQFDNLDEIIYIETHLSKTSTKYQGEMTHLLLQHREYPGSNNGTGLFQVLTGLKMRAAYEQLTAKEAQLAVQV; encoded by the coding sequence ATGACTAAGCCGGAACGTGTGGTACTAATTGGAGTAGCCGGAGACTCCGGGTGCGGTAAATCTACGTTTTTGCGTCGGTTGATTGATTTATTTGGCGAAGAATTTATGACAGTTATCTGTTTAGATGACTATCATTGTCTAGATCGTATCCAACGTAAACAAACAGGAATAACTGCTCTTGATCCTAGAGCAAACAATTTTGACTTGATGTATGAGCAAATTAAAGCTCTCAAGGAAGGTCAAAAAATACATAAGCCGATTTATAACCACGAAACTGGCATGATTGATCCACCAGAATGGATTGAGCCAAATCATATTATTGTCGTAGAAGGGCTGCATCCTTTATACGATGAACGGGTAAGAGCGCTTTTAGACTTCAGCGTTTACTTTGATATCAGTGATGAAGTCAAAATTGCTTGGAAAATCCAACGGGATATGGCTGAAAGAGGCCACCGCTATGAAGATGTTCTCGCACAAATCAATTCTCGTAAACCTGATTTTGAAAAATTCATCGAACCGCAAAGAGAATTTGCTGACGTGGTTCTGCAAGTATTACCCACAAACTTAATTAAAAACGATACAGAACGTAAAGTTTTGCGGGTACGGATGTTACAACGGGAAGATAAAGAAGGCTTTGAACCCAGCTACCTGTTTGACGAAGGTTCAACAATTCAGTGGACTCCTTGCGGACGCAAACTGACCTGTTCTTACCCCGGTATGCAACTTTACTACGGTTCTGATGTTTACTATGGTCGTTACGTCTCAGTATTGGAAGTAGATGGTCAATTTGATAACCTCGATGAAATAATTTACATCGAAACTCATTTGAGCAAAACATCCACTAAATATCAAGGTGAGATGACTCACTTGTTACTACAACACCGTGAATATCCAGGTTCTAACAATGGTACTGGGTTATTCCAAGTATTAACAGGTTTAAAAATGCGTGCTGCTTATGAACAGTTGACAGCTAAGGAAGCACAACTAGCGGTTCAAGTCTAA